In Pogoniulus pusillus isolate bPogPus1 chromosome 41, bPogPus1.pri, whole genome shotgun sequence, a genomic segment contains:
- the ZNRF4 gene encoding E3 ubiquitin-protein ligase ZNRF4: MNPWLPLLQLVLLTAFCSAAPAEALAYVAYNDSSQCVAYKALPACFGPQLPAEELTGFLMEVRPPNACHAIENAPAPRRASELSVALIKAKDCSFVQKVLHAQQAGYQIAVVHNVGSEQLTTMKAEDEEAQQLVKIPSLFTGHSVSLHLQRLLQCKKGEYIKLLPPKPGWSPCKGSAKRLQQMHSLQDFWVIFCSMTATIPLLVGLRWYKRAHKTKLHTCRQGGQYKTCGLCVAEYEDGTTLKILCPSHRLCAFSWLHSQLGEKTGAFDKPLGHAYVQGDLLPEHDEEEEQELKDNAFREGHENEAEEKKDVSSEGTELLDALQSRGI, encoded by the coding sequence ATGAATCCTTGGCTCCCTCTCCTCCAACTCGTGCTGctcactgccttctgcagtgctgctccagcagaagcCTTGGCTTATGTAGCTTACAATGACAGCTCCCAGTGTGTTGCCTATAAAGCCCTACCTGCATGCTTtgggccacagctgccagcagaagagCTGACAGGCTTCTTGATGGAGGTGAGACCACCAAATGCTTGCCATGCCATAGAGAATGCTCcagcaccaagaagagcctCTGAGCTCTCTGTTGCACTGATAAAGGCAAAGGACTGCTCTTTTGTCCAGAAGGTGCTCCACGCCCAGCAGGCTGGGTACCAGATCGCTGTGGTGCACAACGTGGGCTCAGAGCAGCTGACCACCATGAaggctgaggatgaggaggctcagcagcTGGTTAAGATACCCTCACTCTTCACTGGGCACTCGGTCTCCCTGCACCTGCAGAGACTTTTGCAGTGCAAGAAAGGGGAATACATCAAACTTCTACCACCCAAACCTGGCTGGAGCCCTTGCAAAGGCAGTGCCAAAAGGCTGCAGCAAatgcacagcctgcaggactTCTGGGTCATATTCTGCAGCATGACTGCCACCATCCCACTTCTGGTTGGCTTAAGGTGGTACAAGAGGGCTCACAAGACAAAGCTGCACacttgcaggcagggaggccaATACAAGACCTgtgggctctgtgtggcagagtATGAGGATGGGACCACCCTGAAGATCCTGTGCCCTTCCCACAGGCTCTGCgctttctcctggctgcacagCCAGCTGGGGGAGAAGACAGGAGCCTTTGACAAGCCTCTGGGGCATGCCTATGTGCAAGGTGAccttctgccagagcatgaTGAAGAGGAGGAACAGGAGCTCAAAGACAATGCATTCAGAGAAGGGCATGAAAATGAAgctgaagagaagaaagatgtaagctcagagggcacagagctgctcgatgcactgcagagcaggggcatctga